In Paracoccus jeotgali, the following are encoded in one genomic region:
- the alaS gene encoding alanine--tRNA ligase, translating into MPSLNDIRSTFLDFYRRNDHTVVPSSPLVPRNDPTLMFTNSGMVQFKNLFTGVEKRDYVRATSSQKCVRAGGKHNDLDNVGYTARHHTFFEMLGNFSFGDYFKAQAIPFAWELLTRDFDIPKDKLLVTVYHTDDEAAALWKKVAGLPDDRIIRIASDDNFWRMGPTGPCGPCTEIFFDHGDHIWGGPPGSKDEDGDRFIEIWNLVFMQNEQFEDGSMRELDMQSIDTGMGLERIGALLQGKHDNYDTDLMRALIEASANATSSDPDGPGKVHHRVIADHLRSTSFLLADGVMPSNEGRGYVLRRIMRRAMRHVHMLGAADPVMHRLVPALVRQMGEAYPELGRAQAMIEESLLSEETRFRKTLDRGLRLLDDEISRLPEGADLPGEAAFRLYDTYGFPLDLTQDALREKGRGVDIKGFDAAMAEQKAQARAAWAGSGETRDAAIWYELAEQHGATEFLGYDSETAEGQVLALVRDGSPIDSASEGEAVQIVVNQSPFYAESGGQVGDSGTIQTESGMARITDTKKSGGIFIHMAEVTMGRIDRGQAAKLEVDHSRRTAIRANHSATHLLHEALRRALGDHVAQRGSLNAHDRLRFDFSHNKALTPEEIARVEAEVNEFIRQNAPVQTRIMTPDDARAIGAQALFGEKYGDEVRVVSMGQLEGSGKGSDKQTYSLELCGGTHVARTGDIGMFALTGETASAAGIRRIEALTGDAAMAELRRVDRELSEIAGILKAQSGDVVNRVRALADERRALANEVAQLKRQLAMGGSGAAEAKDVGGVRFVGRVVEGVSGKELGALVDEMKSQLGSGAVLVLGGSDGKATVAAGVTGDLTDRLSAVSMVQAATEALGGKGGGGRPDRAQGGAPSLDAADAAIAAVEAVIAAA; encoded by the coding sequence ATGCCCAGCCTTAACGACATCCGCTCGACCTTCCTCGACTTCTATCGGCGCAACGATCATACCGTCGTGCCCTCCAGCCCGCTGGTGCCGCGCAACGACCCGACGCTGATGTTCACCAATTCGGGAATGGTGCAGTTCAAGAACCTGTTCACCGGGGTCGAGAAACGCGACTATGTCCGCGCCACCAGCTCGCAGAAATGCGTGCGCGCGGGCGGCAAGCACAACGATCTCGACAATGTGGGCTATACCGCCCGCCACCACACCTTCTTCGAGATGCTGGGCAATTTCAGCTTCGGCGACTATTTCAAGGCCCAGGCGATCCCCTTTGCGTGGGAACTTCTGACCCGCGATTTCGACATCCCCAAGGACAAGCTGCTGGTCACCGTCTATCACACTGATGACGAGGCGGCGGCGCTGTGGAAAAAGGTCGCGGGCCTGCCCGACGACCGCATCATCCGCATCGCCAGCGACGACAATTTCTGGCGCATGGGTCCGACCGGCCCCTGCGGCCCCTGCACCGAGATCTTCTTCGATCACGGCGACCACATCTGGGGCGGCCCGCCCGGCAGCAAGGACGAGGACGGCGACCGCTTCATCGAGATCTGGAACCTCGTCTTCATGCAGAACGAGCAGTTCGAGGACGGCAGCATGCGCGAACTCGACATGCAGTCCATCGACACCGGCATGGGGCTGGAACGCATCGGCGCGCTGCTGCAGGGCAAGCACGACAATTACGACACCGACCTGATGCGCGCGCTGATCGAGGCCTCGGCCAACGCCACCAGTTCGGACCCGGACGGGCCGGGCAAGGTCCATCACCGGGTCATCGCCGACCATCTTCGCTCGACCAGCTTCCTGCTGGCCGACGGGGTGATGCCCAGCAATGAGGGGCGCGGCTATGTGCTGCGCCGGATCATGCGCCGCGCCATGCGCCATGTGCACATGCTGGGCGCAGCCGATCCGGTCATGCACCGGCTGGTGCCCGCGCTGGTGCGCCAGATGGGCGAGGCCTATCCCGAGCTTGGCCGCGCGCAGGCGATGATCGAGGAATCGCTGCTGTCCGAGGAAACCCGCTTCCGCAAGACGCTGGATCGCGGCCTGCGCCTGCTCGACGACGAGATCTCCCGCCTGCCCGAAGGCGCGGATCTGCCCGGCGAGGCGGCGTTCCGGCTGTATGACACCTATGGCTTCCCGCTCGACCTGACGCAGGACGCGCTGCGCGAAAAGGGGCGCGGGGTGGACATCAAGGGCTTCGATGCCGCCATGGCGGAACAAAAGGCGCAGGCGCGCGCCGCCTGGGCCGGCTCTGGCGAGACCCGCGATGCGGCCATCTGGTACGAGTTGGCCGAGCAGCACGGCGCGACCGAGTTTCTGGGCTATGACAGCGAAACCGCCGAGGGGCAGGTGCTGGCGCTGGTCCGCGACGGTTCGCCCATCGACAGCGCAAGCGAGGGCGAGGCGGTGCAGATCGTCGTCAACCAGTCGCCCTTTTACGCCGAATCCGGCGGTCAGGTCGGCGATAGCGGCACGATCCAGACCGAATCCGGCATGGCGCGGATCACCGACACCAAGAAATCCGGCGGCATCTTCATCCACATGGCCGAGGTCACGATGGGCCGCATCGACCGCGGACAGGCCGCCAAGCTCGAGGTCGATCACAGCCGCCGCACGGCGATCCGGGCCAATCATTCGGCCACACATCTGCTGCACGAGGCGCTGCGCCGGGCGCTGGGCGATCACGTCGCGCAGCGCGGCTCGCTGAACGCGCATGACCGTCTGCGCTTCGACTTCAGCCACAACAAGGCGCTGACGCCCGAGGAGATCGCCCGGGTCGAGGCCGAGGTGAACGAGTTCATCCGCCAGAACGCGCCGGTCCAGACCCGGATCATGACCCCCGACGACGCCCGCGCCATCGGTGCGCAGGCGCTGTTCGGCGAGAAATACGGCGACGAGGTGCGGGTTGTCTCGATGGGGCAGCTGGAAGGCTCGGGCAAGGGCAGCGACAAGCAGACCTATTCGCTGGAACTTTGCGGCGGCACCCATGTTGCGCGCACCGGCGATATCGGCATGTTCGCCCTGACTGGCGAGACCGCCTCGGCGGCGGGCATCCGGCGGATCGAGGCGCTGACCGGCGACGCCGCCATGGCCGAACTGCGCCGCGTGGACCGCGAACTGTCCGAGATCGCGGGCATCCTCAAGGCGCAGTCGGGCGATGTGGTCAACAGGGTCCGCGCGCTGGCGGATGAGCGGCGCGCGCTGGCCAATGAGGTCGCGCAGCTCAAGCGCCAGCTCGCCATGGGCGGCAGTGGCGCGGCCGAGGCCAAGGATGTCGGCGGCGTGCGCTTTGTCGGGCGCGTCGTCGAAGGCGTCTCGGGCAAGGAGCTGGGGGCGCTGGTCGATGAGATGAAGTCGCAGCTAGGCAGCGGCGCAGTGCTGGTGCTGGGCGGGTCGGACGGCAAGGCGACCGTGGCCGCGGGCGTGACCGGCGATCTGACCGACCGGCTCAGCGCGGTGTCGATGGTGCAGGCCGCGACCGAGGCGCTGGGCGGCAAGGGCGGCGGCGGGCGTCCCGACCGGGCGCAGGGCGGCGCGCCGTCGCTGGATGCCGCCGACGCGGCGATTGCGGCGGTCGAGGCGGTGATCGCGGCGGCCTGA
- the glyS gene encoding glycine--tRNA ligase subunit beta — MTNLLIELFSEEIPARMQPRARDDLRRLVTDGLVEAGLTFASAGAFSTPRRLVLSVEGLDPASKPQREERKGPRVDAPEQALQGFLRSTGLTREELQIRDEKKGQVYVAVFDKPGRPAAEIVAEVLTRTIRDFPWPKSMRWGSGSLRWVRPLHAILCILEDESGAEIVPLTVDGITAGDRTHGHRFMAPDAFAVRSFDDYAAKLRRAKVMLDPAERESAIAQEADNLGFARGLEVVQDQALLTEVAGLVEWPVTLMGRIEPQFLDLPPEVLQTSMKEHQKFFSARNPKTGRIEGFVTVANIETPDDGATILAGNQRVLAARLSDAAFFWDNDLRVARARMDDWSQGLASVTFHNKLGSQADRVARIASLAREIAPMVGADPDQAERAARLAKLDLRSSMVGEFPELQGVMGRYYALEAGEPPEIADAARDHYAPLGPSDQVPTAPVSVAVALADKLDTLTGFWAIDEKPTGSKDPFALRRAALGVIRLVVDNNKRLPLAKLIESGLAAHEAPKADDSDAADSLLSFLHDRLKVHLRDQGIRHDIIDAVLAQPGNDDLVLVVSRARALNALLATDDGQNLTQGLKRASNILAQAEERDGVEYSFGADPKFAETDQERALFTALDTAEPAIRQAVASEDVTAALAAIADLRAPIDAFFEAVQVNTDNQIVRRNRLNLLHRIRAAGRQIADFGRIEG; from the coding sequence AGGGGCTGGACCCCGCGTCGAAACCGCAGCGGGAAGAGCGCAAGGGCCCGCGCGTCGATGCGCCGGAACAGGCGCTGCAGGGCTTCCTGCGCTCGACCGGGTTGACGCGCGAGGAATTGCAGATCCGCGACGAGAAGAAGGGGCAGGTCTATGTCGCCGTCTTCGATAAGCCGGGCCGCCCGGCGGCCGAGATCGTGGCCGAGGTGCTGACCCGCACCATCCGCGACTTTCCCTGGCCCAAATCCATGCGTTGGGGCAGCGGTTCGCTGCGCTGGGTGCGGCCGCTGCACGCGATCCTGTGCATCCTGGAAGACGAAAGCGGGGCCGAGATCGTGCCGCTGACCGTGGACGGGATCACCGCCGGCGACCGGACGCACGGTCACCGCTTCATGGCGCCCGACGCCTTCGCGGTCCGCAGCTTTGATGACTACGCCGCCAAGCTGCGCCGCGCCAAGGTGATGCTCGACCCCGCCGAACGCGAATCCGCCATCGCGCAGGAGGCCGACAATCTGGGCTTCGCCCGCGGGCTCGAGGTGGTGCAGGATCAGGCCCTGCTGACCGAGGTCGCGGGTCTGGTCGAATGGCCGGTGACGCTGATGGGCCGGATCGAGCCGCAGTTTCTGGACCTGCCGCCCGAGGTGCTGCAGACCTCGATGAAAGAGCATCAGAAGTTCTTCTCGGCCCGCAACCCCAAGACCGGCCGGATCGAGGGCTTCGTCACCGTCGCCAATATCGAGACACCCGATGACGGCGCCACCATCCTCGCCGGCAATCAACGCGTGCTGGCGGCGCGGCTGTCGGATGCGGCGTTCTTCTGGGACAACGACCTGCGCGTCGCCCGCGCCAGGATGGATGACTGGTCGCAGGGGCTGGCCAGCGTCACCTTCCACAACAAGCTGGGCAGTCAGGCCGACCGCGTCGCCCGCATCGCGTCCCTTGCCCGCGAGATCGCGCCGATGGTCGGTGCGGACCCGGATCAGGCCGAACGGGCGGCCAGGCTGGCCAAACTGGACCTGCGCTCGTCCATGGTCGGCGAGTTCCCGGAACTGCAGGGCGTCATGGGCCGCTATTACGCGTTGGAGGCCGGCGAACCGCCGGAAATCGCCGACGCCGCCCGCGACCACTACGCCCCGCTCGGCCCCTCGGATCAGGTGCCGACCGCGCCGGTCTCGGTCGCCGTGGCGCTTGCCGACAAGCTGGACACACTGACCGGCTTCTGGGCCATCGACGAAAAGCCGACCGGCTCGAAAGACCCCTTCGCCCTGCGGCGGGCCGCCCTGGGTGTGATCCGTCTGGTGGTCGACAACAACAAGCGCCTGCCGCTGGCGAAGCTGATCGAAAGCGGCCTCGCCGCGCATGAGGCGCCCAAAGCAGACGACAGCGACGCCGCCGACAGCCTCCTCTCTTTCCTCCACGACCGCCTCAAGGTCCATCTCCGCGACCAGGGCATCCGCCACGACATCATCGACGCGGTGCTGGCGCAGCCGGGCAATGACGATCTGGTGCTGGTGGTCAGCCGGGCACGCGCGCTGAACGCGCTCCTCGCCACGGATGACGGGCAGAACCTGACGCAGGGCCTGAAACGCGCCAGCAACATCCTCGCCCAGGCCGAGGAACGCGACGGCGTCGAATACAGCTTCGGCGCAGACCCCAAATTCGCCGAAACTGATCAGGAACGCGCCCTTTTCACTGCACTCGACACCGCCGAACCGGCGATCCGTCAGGCCGTCGCCTCCGAGGATGTGACCGCCGCCCTCGCCGCCATCGCCGATCTGCGCGCGCCCATCGACGCCTTCTTCGAGGCCGTGCAGGTCAATACCGACAACCAGATCGTCCGCCGCAATCGGCTGAACCTGCTGCACCGCATCCGCGCCGCCGGCCGCCAGATTGCCGATTTCGGGCGGATCGAGGGCTAG